cagtaacagcgaccagtcagaccatctctacacagcagctgatacctggactcaaacctctctggatgaCCAGGATATGGCTGATCCTCCTGCACCAGGGTCACCGTCCTGTTGTTGTGAGACAGTTTGAGTCTCCTGTTCACCGTGTTGGTGTCGACTGTGAGTTCACAGGAATCTGACGGAGACAACgagacacaacacagctgcagttattaaccaatcagctctttggtgatgacatcacagggttgaatgagtgatgtcacagtctgatgaatgaaattaaaaacacacttacacttctTCAGACCTGGTGTCAACCATCTGACTCCAGCAGGCTCCACCctgaaaggaggggggggggtcattacatcactctctcacacagctgggttccctctaacctgtctctctctctaacctgtctctctctctctctaacctgtctctctctctctaacctatctctctctctaacctgtctctctctctctaaccctctctctctctaacctgtctctctctaacctgtctctctctctaacctgtctctctctctaacctgtctctctctctctaacctgtctctctctctctaacctgtctctctaacctgtctttctctaacctgtctctctctaacctgtcctctctctaacctgtctctctctctctctctacctgtctctctctctctctctaacctgtctctctctctaacctgtctttctctccaacctgtctctctctctctaactgtctctctctctctaacctgtctctctctcttacctgtctctctctttaactgtctctctctaaactgtctctctctctaacctgtctctctctaacctgtctctctttctaacctgtctctctctctctaacctgtctctctctctctaacctgtctctctctctaacctgtctctctctctaatctgtctctatctctctaacctgtctctctctctctaacctgtctctctctctctaacctgtctctctctaacctgtctctctctaacctgtctctctctaacctgtctctctctctctaacctgtctctctctctctaacctctgtctctctctaaccttctctctctaacctgtctctctctctaacctgtctctctctctaacctgtctctctctcttctctaacctgtctctctctctaacctgtctttctctcaacctgtctctctctctctaacctgtctctctctctctaacctgtctctctctctaacctgtctctctctttaacctgtctctctctaaactgtctctctctctacctgtctctctctaacctgtctctctttctaacctgtctctctctctaacctgtctctctctctctacctgtctctctctaacctgtctctctctctaacctgtctctctctctaacctgtctctctcctctaacctgttctctctctctaacctgtctctctctaaccggtctctctctctaacctgtctctctctctctaacctgtctctctctaacctgtctctctctctaacctgtctctctctaacctgtctctttCTAACCGGTCTCTCTCtaacttgtctctctctctaacctgtctctttctaacctgtctctctctctaacctgtctctctctaacctgtctctttctaacctgtctctctctctaacctgtctctctctaacttgtctctctctctaacctgtctctcttctctaacttgtctctctctctaacctgtctctctctctaacctgtctctttctaacctgtctctctctctaacctgtctcactctctctaacctctctctctctctaaggaTTTGGTAACAGCAGAAGGACCAGGTCTTTAATCTGGATCTACTACATGTAGAGatgttctgattctgatgccAGTATCAGAAATGCCTCTGATACTGCTGAAAATGGCATCGGTATCATCAAGTACTGGAGTCCAGGCATCGATCCGACACCACGTAAACTATTAGAAATAGGAATCTATTTACTGGTTAGCTCCGTTAGCTCGGACACAGTTCTTCTTTGCTGATCTTAAAATAGTTGCACTGCTGTTTTAGAGGGGCGAAGAAGAACTGATCACCTAACGCCTCCTTAAAACAAGCTAAAGAAGCAGTTTCGAGGGGTGGTACGAGAGTTGcaaatttcaacagcagcaacttaattaaacatttgaagacgcgTCACGCTAAAGAGCTCAACAAATTTACGAAAGCTAAAAGGAAGAACTGCAGCAGAAAACTCTGAAAACGGCCTTCAGCAACGAGATAAATCCCCCaaaggataaccaacagccaataagcaacaaggataaccaacagccaataagcaacaaggataaccaacagccaataagcaacaaggataaccaacagccaataagcaacaaggataaccaacagccaataagcaacaaggataaccaacagccaataagcaacaaggataaccaacagccaataagcaacaaggataaccaacagccaataagcaacaaggataaccaacagccaataagcaacaaggataaccaacagccaataagcaactaggataaccaacagccaataagcaacaaggataaacaacagccaataagcaacaaggataaccaacagccaataagcaaacatctaacctaaccctaaccccccaggacaggatgtatttacaataacctaaccctgaccccccaggacaggatgtatttacaataacctaactctaaccccccAGAACaggatccatccatccatcttcatccgcttatccggtgtcgggtcgcgggggcagcagctccagtaggggaccccaaacttccctttcccgagccacatcaaccagctccgactgggggatcccgaggcgttcccaggccaggttggagatataatctctccacctagtcctgggtcttccccggggcctcctcccagctggaggtgcctggaacacctccctagggaggcgcccaggaggcatccttaccagatgcccgaaccacctcaactggctcctttcaacgcgaaggagcagcggctctactccgagctcctctcggatgactgagcttctcaccctatctctaagggagacgccagccaccctcctgaggaaacccatttcggcagcttgtaccctggatctcgttctttcggtcatgacccagccttcatgaccataggtgagggtaggaacgaaaattgcccgttagatcaagagctttgccttctggctcagctctcttttcgtcacaacggtgcgataaacagaatgtaataccgcaccggctgctccgatctccgaccaatctcacgctccatggtcccctcactcgcgaacaagaccccaaggtactaaactccttcacttgaggtaaggactcaatCCCTACccaaagaaagcactccatcggtttcctgctgagaaccatggcctcagatttagaggtgctgatcctcatcccagccgcttcacactcggctgcgaaccgatccagtgagtgctgaaggtcacagaccaatgatgccatcaggaccacatcatcaaaaaaaagcagcgatgagatcctgagcccaccgaactgcaaacCCCCCccgcccgactacgcctcgatatcctgtccatatatattacaaacaggattggtgacaaagcgcagcccctggcggaggccaaccctcacctgaacgagtccgacttactgccgagaacccggacccagctctcgctttggtcatacagagattggatggccctgagaagggacccctcaccccatactcccgcagcacctcccacaatttctccctggggaccggtcatacgccttctccagatccacaaaacacatgtagactggtggGCATACTCCAGGCCCCCTCCAgcatccttgcgagagtaaagatctgatccgttgttccacggccaggacgaatccgcattgttcctcttcaatccgaggttcgactatcggccgaaccctcctttccagcaccttggagtagactttaccagggaggctgagaagtgtgatacccctgtagttggcacacaccctctggtccccctttttgaagaggggaaccaccaccccggtctgccactcctaggcacgtcccagacttccacgcaatgttgaagaggcgtgtcaaccaagacagcccctccacacccagagctttcagcatttctggacggatctcatcaatccctggggcttcgccgctgtggagttgtttgactacctcagcgacttccaccagggaaattgacgacaatcccccatcatcctcctgctctgcctccaccacagagggcatgtcagctggatttaggagttcctcaaagtgctccttccaccgctctattacctccccacttgaggtcaacaacgtcccatccttactgtatacagcttggatgatccctcgcttccccctcctgaggtggcaaacggttttccagaagcacctttggccgaccgaaagtccttctccatgtcttctccgaacttctcccacacctgctgctttgcctctgtcacggcagaggctgcagcccttcgggcccgtcggtaccctgcaactgccctcggagtcctccgggataacatatcccggaaagactccttcttcagtcggacggcttcctgACCACgggtccaccagggtgttcgtgggtttccgccccttgaggcacctaagaccctaagaccacagctcgctgccgcagctttagcaatggaagctttgaacattgtccactcaggttcaatgccccagcctccacagggatgcacgaaaagctccgccggaggtgcgagttgaaagtCGTCGAAAGGGGCCTCTTCAGACGTTCCCAGTTACCCACACTACACGTTTGGGCCCGaggtccaaaacatacggcctcagatcagatgaaacgattataaaatcgatcattgacctttggcctaggtgctctggtaccacgtacacgtatgaacatccctatgttcgaacatggtgtttgtgatggacaatccatgactagcacagaagtccaacaacagacaacgctctggtttagatcagggaggccgttcctcccaatcacgcctctccaagtatctccatcattgcccacgtgtgcgttgaagtccccagGAGAACAATGGAGCCCCACTGGAgcccccatacaggactccattcaaggtctccaagaaggccgaatatccgaactcttgtttggtgcatacgcacaaacaacagtcagagttttcccccagcacccgcaggcgtagggaggcgaccctctcgtccaccgggtaaactccaacgcagcagCACTCAgccggggcttgtgagtatccccacaccgcccggcgcctcacaccctgggcaactccagagTGGACAGGGTCCAACCCCTATctaggagtacggttccagaacgaGACTGTGcatagaggtaagccccacccgATCTAACTGATAGCGCTCcgcctcccgcacaagttccggctccttcccccacagagaggtgacattccacatccacagagccagcctctgctgcccgggtctggtccgtcgaagcccctgaccttcgccgccacccatgtggcagcgcacccgacccctttggatcctcccacaggtggtgagcCCATGGGCTGGCGGGAGAAGTGCCACGTTGCTTCTTCAGGCTGTGCCCGAttgggctccgtggcaaacccggccaccaggcgctcgctcacAAGCCCCGGGCTTCCACCGGGCAGGGtccctctatcccttccttgatATTCCATTAGAGTTTTTGAAGGGACatccaggacaggatgtatttacaataacctaaccccccaggacaggatgtatttacaataacctaacctgggggcggctgtggctcagtggtagagcggttgcctgccaatcggaaggttggtggttcgatccctgcccctgcagtcattgtcgaagtgtccttgggcaagacactgaaccctgagttgccccggAGTGTcggagtgtgatgtgtgtgaatgtttatctgatgagcaggtggcaccttgtacggcagccctgtATGAAGTTtctgaatggtgaatgtttcctgtagatgtaaaagcgctttgagtagtcgttagactagaaaagcgctatataaatcagcacatttacatttaaacctaacccccaggacaggaagTAAgttttacaataacctaacctgaccccccaggacaggatatATTTACAGTGACCTAACCTtgaccccccaggacaggatgtatttacataacctaacctaaccccccaggacaggatgtatttacaataacctaaccctaaccccccaggacaggatgtatttacaatacctaaacccccaggacaggatgtatttacaataactaaccctgacccccaggacaggataaTTTACAGTAACTAACCCCCAGGaaaggatgtatttacaataacctaaccttgacccccaggacaggatgttttacaataacataaccctaacccccaggacaggatgttttacaataacctaaccccccaggacaggatgatTTACAATACCTAACCtgaccccccaggacaggatatATTTCAGTAACCTAACCCCCCAGGAAAGGATGTATTACAATAACCTACCTTGACCCCCCAGGACAGATGTATTACAATAaacataaccctaaccccaggacaggatgtatttacaataacctaacctaaccccccag
The sequence above is drawn from the Etheostoma spectabile isolate EspeVRDwgs_2016 unplaced genomic scaffold, UIUC_Espe_1.0 scaffold00010018, whole genome shotgun sequence genome and encodes:
- the LOC116679250 gene encoding stonustoxin subunit alpha; the encoded protein is MTPPPPFRVEPAGVRWLTPGLKKYSCELTVDTNTVNRRLKLSHNNRTVTLVQEDQPYPGHPERFESRYQLLCRDGLTGRCYWRSRPEERFIYQ